The DNA sequence AAGGAAATTTCCGAAAAAAGTTGTTTGCCGGCCCGAAAAACAATGCGTTGAAAAGGAAAACGGGCCGCTGGGGAGAAAAAAGTCATGAGCGGGCAACAACGGCCATACATTGGAATAGGAACGACGAAAAGGGGGAGAAGCGGATGTACCGCGGAAAAATCGCGGGAAAAGAAGTGATCGTTCGATTGGGCAACCGGGTCAGCCTCCGCTATTTCAGCGACAATAAAATTTACCACATGGTTCTTTCGTACGGAGAGTCGGCGTTTCGCAAAGGGCAGGATATGTTTTGCATCTATAATGACCGCGTCGGCTTGATTGTCGCGGAAGTCGAGCAACAGGACGTCCCGGTCATTCGAATCGATTATATTATCGAAAACGAAAATGTGTACGAATAACCAATTGACAGCGGAAGGCGAATGCGGTAATCTCGAATGTAAGCGATAACAAAACAAGCCGCATTCGTCCTTGTTTCTCCCAGGGGCAGACGTGCCGCGCCAGCATCGTCTGTTTATTTTTTGGCTCGCGTTGAAACAAGCGGCTTCGTTTTTTCGTATGATGATATGACAAGAGAGACAAAGAGGTGACTACGGTGTTATTGCGCAAAATGATGTCAAGAGTCGGAGTCGGGTCGGCGCACGTCGACTTGATCTTAAATAAATCGTTATGGCGCCAGGGGGAAATGATTCAAGGGATCGTCCACATTTACGGCGGAACGGTGGAACAAAGGATCGAGCGGCTCGATGTGGAGCTCGTGCAAAAAACAATCGAAAACAGCAAGGAACTGGATGCCATTGTCGCCGTCATTCCGGCGGCCGGAGCGTTTTCGATCAAGCCGAGCGAGAAAAAGGAAATCCCGTTTTCCTACACGATTCCGGAAACCTTTCCGCCATCGCGCCCCGGCCGGTCGTACCGGTTCATCACCCGCCTTCATATCGAAGACGCGGTCGATACGCTCGACTTCGATTACGTGCAAATTTTGCCGAAAAAATATTTTGACAGCGTTTTCAAAAGATGATATGCTAAAAGCAAGTTAATACGTTGTGGTGGAGAAGCGGAGACCCACACATATTCCTCGTTGATGGGCGGGAAGTGTGTGGGTTTTTGCTTTTTCGCCCAACGGTTCACCCTCCGGAGGGGCTGGACAAACAGGAAATGGAAGAAGAAATCACGAAATGAAGAAAAGGGGGAAGAGAACAAATGTCGCCATTTTTAGGGGAGCTCATCGGCACGGCACTGCTCATCATTTTCGGCGCGGGTGTATGCGCCGGGGTCAACTTGAAAAAATCATACGCGGCCAACTCCGGCTGGATTGTTATTACGATGGGGTGGGGGTTGGCGGTGGCCGTGGCCGCATACGCTGTCGGCCAGTATAGCGGCGCCCATCTCAATCCAGCGCTGACAGTCGCGTTGGCGCTCGCCGGTGATTTTCCGTGGAAAGACGTGCCGGGCTATATTACGGCGCAAGTGCTTGGAGCCGTCATGGGAGCGGTCATTGTCTACCTCCACTATTGGCCGCATTGGAAAGAAACGGACGACCCGGGCGTCAAGCTTGGCGTGTTTGCGACAGGTCCGGCCGTGCCGAATGCGGCTGCCAACTTGCTTAGCGAGATCATCGGCACGTTTGTGTTGGTGTTGGCCATCTTGGCCATTGGCGCCAACCAGTTCGCCGATGGGCTTAATCCGTTTGTCGTTGGTTTTTTGATCGTGGCGATCGGCCTGTCGCTCGGCGGCACTACGGGATACGCCATTAATCCGGCCCGCGACTTTGGGCCTCGGTTGGCCCACTTTTTGCTGCCCATCCCAGGGAAAGGATCATCAAACTGGTCGTACGCATGGGTGCCGATCGTCGGACCGCTGCTTGGCGGCGCGCTAGGCAGTTTGGTGTATAAAGCTGTTTTCTTGGGAAAACCGTCAGGCGCATTATGGGGAGTGCTGGCGGCAACGGCAGCCGTTTTGGCGGCGGCGAAGATGACAAACGGAAAGACAGTGAGCGCCACAAGCCGCCGTTCTCTGTAGCTGGCATATGGGGATTGCAAGCTCATCAAGGAGAAGGGGGAAGAAGGTTATGAATCAATACATGTTAGCCATCGACCAAGGCACAACGAGCTCGCGCGCGATTTTGTTCAATCAAAAGGGCGAAATCGTCCATATGGCGCAAAAAGAGTTTACGCAATATTTTCCGCAGCCCGGCTGGGTTGAGCACAACGCCAATGAAATTTGGGGATCGGTGCTTGCGGTCATTGCCAGCGTCTTGTCCGAAGCGCAAGTGAAGCCGGAACAAGTGGCAGGGATCGGGATTACGAACCAGCGGGAGACGACGGTGGTGTGGGAGAAAGACACCGGCAACCCGATTTACAACGCCATCGTCTGGCAGTCGCGGCAGACGGCCGGCATTTGCGATGAACTGAAAGCGAAAGGGTATGACCCGCTATTCCGCAAAAAAACCGGCTTGCTTATTGACGCCTATTTTTCCGGGACAAAAGTGAAATGGATTTTGGATCATGTCGACGGAGCGCGCGAACGGGCGGAGCGCGGCGAATTGCTTTTCGGCACGATCGATACGTGGCTCATTTGGAAGCTGTCTGGCGGCCGCGTCCATGTAACCGATTACTCGAACGCGTCGCGCACATTAATGTTTAACATTCATACGCTCGAGTGGGATGACGAGCTGCTTGATATCCTAGGCGTACCGAAGGCGATGCTTCCTGAGGTTCGGCCGTCGTCGGAAGTGTACGCGAAAACCGCCCCTTATCACTTCTTTGGCGTCGAGGTGCCGATCGCGGGAGCCGCAGGCGACCAGCAGGCGGCCTTGTTCGGGCAGGCGTGCTTTACGGAAGGGATGGCGAAAAATACGTACGGCACCGGCTGCTTTATGCTCATGAACACCGGGGAAAAGGCGGTCGCGTCAAAACACGGGCTGCTCACGACGATCGCTTGGGGAATAGACGGCAAGGTCGAATACGCCCTTGAAGGCAGCATCTTCGTCGCCGGTTCGGCCATTCAATGGCTGCGCGACGGCTTGCGGATGATCAAAACGGCGGCGGACAGCGAAGCGTATGCCGAAAAAGTCGAGTCGACCGACGGGGTGTATGTCGTACCGGCGTTCATCGGGCTTGGCACGCCGTATTGGGACAGCGAGGTGCGCGGGGCGGTGTTTGGCCTCACGCGCGGCACAACGAAAGAGCATTTCATCCGGGCCACCTTGGAATCGCTTGCTTACCAGACAAAAGATGTGCTCGCCGTCATGGAAGCCGATTCCGGCATCTCGCTGACCACGTTGCGCGTTGACGGCGGGGCGGTGAAAAACAATTTCCTTATGCAATTCCAGAGCGATTTGCTTGCCGTTCCGGTCGAACGTCCGGTTGTGAATGAAACGACGGCCTTGGGTGCGGCGTATTTGGCCGGGCTGGCGGTCGGCTACTGGAACAGCCGAGATGACATCGCCGCCCAATGGCAACTCGAGCGCCGGTTTGAGCCGAAGATGGATGACGACAAGCGAACGATGCTCTACGATGGCTGGAAAAAAGCGGTGCGGGCGGCGATGGCGTTTAAATAACTATAGGGAACAAAGCAATAATCGATCGTAAATGGGCGGCCGCGGTCAAGCTGTGTCCTTTTCCACTTTTTTGTTCATTGCTTAGGCAGATGTTCCTTTCGTGGAGCATCTGCTTATTTATTGTCCAAAAAATAGTGGTTGAAACGAACAGACGAAATCATATCGTGCATTTTATCCCCTTATTCAAATGGGAAAATGGAGGGAACAAATAACAAGATCAAGCTGATGAAACGTCGGGGATACGGATACAGAAATATCCGGCGTTTTGCATGGCGGGTTCGGCTAGAAACAGCTAACATACTTTCATGACAGGTGCAAGTACAACTTTTGGTGATGAACCTTTCTATAAATATTGAATTTACGAAAAAAAATGATAGAATACTAATTGAATTTACAAAAAAAAATGATAGAATATTATCTAAATATTATATATAGCCTAAAATCTAGTAATACTAACAAAAGGGAGAAGGACACATTGGCAAAGCAAACGTTATTGGAAATTGAGGAGCTGCGAGTCTCTTTCCGCATCGGTGATGACTATTATGCGGCGGTCGACGATGTTTCGCTGGCGATCGGAGAGAACGAAGTCGTCGCTCTCGTCGGGGAGTCGGGTTGCGGCAAAAGCGCACTCGCTTTGTCGATCATGGGTCTCCACCCGCCCGAAAAGACAAAAATTGAGGGGCGCCTGCACTTTAAAGGGACAAATTTGCTGTCGCTCTCCGTTGCCGAACTCAATCGCATCCGCGGCAAAGAAATCGGGATGATCTTTCAGGATCCGTTAACGGCGCTCAATCCGCTCATGACGGTCGGCCGGCAGATCGAAGAAAGCATGGATTACCATCTGCGGCTGTCAGCAGCCGAAAAAAAGAAGCGAACGATCGTCTTGCTTCGCAAAGTCGGCATTCCGGAGCCGGAAAAGGTGTACCACCGTTATCCGCACGAGTTGTCCGGGGGGATGCGGCAGCGGGTCGTCATCGCGATCGCCATCGCCTGCGAACCCGCCCTGCTCATCGCCGATGAACCGACAACGGCGCTTGATGTGACGATTCAGGCGCAGATCATAGGGCTGCTCAAAGAGTTGCAGCAGCAAATGAAAACGAGCATTATTTTAATCACGCATGATTTGGGGGTGGTGGCGGAAATGGCGGACCGTGTGGCGGTCATGTATGCTGGGGAAATCGTTGAGTTAGCGGACGTCGATACCATTTTTCACCGTCCGCTTCATCCATACACTCGCTCATTGTTGCAGTCGATCCCGTCTGCGCAGACGAAAAAGGAACGACTCCACGTCATCCAAGGGATCGTTCCGCCGCTGCATAAACTGCCGCGGCGCGGCTGCCGCTTCCAGCCGCGCATCAGCTGGATTGGGGCGGATAAGCACGAATCGGATCCGAAGTTGCGGGAAGTGGAGCCGGGGCACTGGGTGCGTTGCACATGTTACCAACATTTTTATTTTCCCGATGATCAAACGGTAGGTGGAATCGGCTATGGCGCTTCTTAACGTCAACCATTTGAAAGTATACTATCCGGTGCGCGGCGGTTTTTTTCGCCGGGTGGTCGACCATGTCCGCGCGGTGGACGATGTCAGTTTCACGCTGAACAAAGGGGAAACGTACGGGCTCGTCGGCGAGTCCGGCTGCGGCAAGACGACGACAGGGCGCACGATTATCGGTTTGATCCGCGCCACGGCCGGGGAAGTGCTGTTTGAAGGGACGGATTTGACAAAGCTTCGCCGCCGCGAGTTTCATCCGTATCGGAAAGACATCCAGATGATTTTCCAAGATCCGTATTCTTCGCTCAATCCGCGCAAACGTGTGCTCGACATTGTCGCCGAGCCGCTCCGCAATTTTGAACGCCTGTCCCCGCAAGAGGAGCGGCAGAAGGTGCAATACGTTTTAGAGCGGGTCGGCTTGAGCGCGGAGTCGATTTACAAATATCCGCATGAATTTTCCGGCGGACAGCGCCAACGCATCGGCATTGCGCGGGCGCTCACGCTCAATCCGAAGCTCATCATCGCCGATGAGCCGGTGTCGGCGCTTGATGTGTCGGTGCAGGCGCAAGTGTTGAATTTCATGAGAGAAATCCAGCAGGAGTACGGGCTGACGTATTTGTTCATCAGCCATGATTTAGGGATCATTCGGCATATGTGCGACCGCATCGGCATTATGTACCGCGGCCGGCTCGTGGAGGAAGGGACGAGCGAGGAGATTTTTACGAATCCTCAACATATTTATACGAAACGTCTGCTCTCCGCCATTCCGAACGCCGATCCGCGCGAACGCGGCCGGCAGGAGGCGCTTCGCCGCGAAGTGGAAAAAGAATATGAGCAGTCGTATTCCCGCTATTTTGATGCAAACGGCCGGGTTCACCCGCTCAAGCCGATTTCGCCGACGCACTCGGTGGCCATTCCGTAAAGAGGGGAAGACGGGAAGATGCTGAAATTTATTTTACGGCGAATCCTTATTATGATTCCGCAATTGTTTTTGCTGAGCGTCCTCATTTTCTTGCTGGCGAAGGCGATGCCGGGCGATGCGCTGACGGGGCAGCTGGCGGCCAACCCGAAAATGGATCCGCAGACGCTTGAGGAAATGCGGGAAAAACTTGGCTTGAATGATCCGGTACATATTCAATACATCCGTTGGGTGAAAAACATGCTGCAAGGGGATCTCGGCCTTTCCTATACCCACCAGCAGCCGGTCACTGATCTGCTGGCCGGACGGATCGGGAATACGGTGTTGCTGTCGGCGGCGATTTTAATTTTGACGTACCTGATTGCCATTCCGCTTGGCATCGTGTCGGGGCGATGGACAGATACATGGGCTGATAAGCTGATCGTCGGCTACAGCTATCTCGGGTTTGCCACGCCGCTGTTCATTTTTGCTTTGATCATGCTGTTTATTTTCGGCTTTCACCTTGGCTGGTTTCCAACCGGCGGCAGCGTGGACGTTCAGGTCGAGGAAGGGACGCTCGCTTACTATTTAAGCAAATTGAACCATCTCATGCTTCCGGCGTTGTCGGGAGCGCTCATCAACACGGTCGTTACGATTCAATATTTGCGCAGCGAAATCGTCGATACGAAAGTGAAAGATTTCGTGAAAACGGCGCGGGCGAAAGGCGTGCCGGAGCGGCACATCTATTGGCGCCATATTTTGCGCAATTCGTTTTTGCCGATCGCGGCGTTTTTAGGGTATGAGATCACCGGGCTTGTCGGCGGTTCCGTGTTTTTGGAGTCGATCTACAGCTATCCGGGGCTTGGCCAGCTGTTTTTGCAGTCGATTATGCAGCGGGATTACAGCGTCGTGACGGCGCTCGTCATGATTTCCGGCCTGGCGACGCTGGTGGGCACGCTGTTGTCGGACATCATTTTGAGTGCGGTCGACCCGCGCATCCGGATTGAGTAGGGAAGGAGGAAGGCAGCTGACATGAAAGCGGAAATCAGCGGCCCAACGCCGGCCGGAGCGAACATCGAGAAAAGCCCTTCCGCCTTTTCGATCATGTGGCGGGAGGTGGTTCGGGATCGGCTCGCGCTTGGTTCGCTCATCATTTTAGGAATCCTTTTGTCGATCGTCTATGGCGTGTCGCTCTTTTTGGATCAAGAGGAAATCGTGAAAGTGGATTTTCTTTCCATCTATTCTCCGCCGTCAGCGGAACACTGGCTTGGCACAGACTACGGAGGGCGCGACGTGTTTGGCCAGCTCATCATCGGCGCCCGCAATTCGTTTACGATCGGGCTGGCCATTACGCTCATCACTGGGGCGATCGGCCTCATTGTCGGATTGGTGGCCGGCTATTTCGGCGGCTGGATTGACAATGTCATTATGCGCATCATCGATTTTATTCTCGTTCTGCCGTTTTTGATGCTCGTTATTGTTTTTGTCGCCATTGTGCCTAAATATAATGTATTGACGTTCATTTTGATCATGAGCGCGTTTTTGTGGACGGGCAAAGCCCGGCTGATCCGCGCCAAAACGCTGGCCGAGCGCGAGATGGATTATGTCAGCGCGTCAAAAACGCTCGGCACGCCAGATTGGAAAATCATTATTTTTCAAATTTTGCCCAACCTCAGCTCGATCATCATCGTCAATTTGACGTTAAATTTGGCGGGCAACATCGGCATCGAGTCCGGGCTCACGTATCTTGGCTTCGGGCTGCCGGAGAGCACGCCGAGCTTAGGGACGTTGGTCAGCTATGCGACCAACCCGGATGTTTTGCAAAACAAATGGTGGGTTTGGTTGCCTGCGTCATTGCTTATTTTAGTGATGATGCTGTGCATAAATTTCATCGGCCAAGCGCTGAAACGTGCGGCTGATGCAAGACAACGACTAGGATAAGGGGGAAGAAAATGTGAAGAGAAAATGGCTGGCGGCTCTCGCCGCGCTCTTGCTCGTGCTCGCCGGGTGCACGGGCAAATCCGACACAACGAGCGGAAAGGGCAACAATAACGAAAAACCGGCGGCTCAGAAGGAAGACATCAGCAAATTCCCGATGACGGTGAAAAACGACGGGAAAATCATCGATGGCGGCGTGTTGAAATACGGCCTTGTGTCCGATACGCCGTTTGAAGGGACGCTCAGCTATGCATTCTACACCGGAGCGCCCGACGCAGAGATTTTGCAATTTTTTGACGAGTCGCTTTTCCGGACGAACGGTGACTATGAAATTACAAATGATGGGGCTGCCACGTATGAGTTGTCGGATGATAAAAAGACGATGACAATCCGTATTAAAGACAATGTGAATTGGCATGACGGCCAGCCGGTGACCGCTGAAGACTTGGAGTATGCGTATTTGGTCATCGGCCATAAAGATTACACCGGCGTCCGTTATGGCAATGCGCTCATCCAAGGGATCGTCGGGATGGAAGAATATCACAGCGGCAAAGCGGATAAAATTTCCGGCATTAAAGTCATCGACAAAAAGACGTTGACGATCACATGGAAACAGGCCAATCCGTCGGTGTTGACTGGCATTTGGGCGTATCCGCTGCCGAAGCATTACTTGAAAGACATTCCGATCAAAGACTTGGCGAAATCGGATAAAATCCGGAAAAACCCGATCGGGTTCGGTCCGTTTAAAGTGAAGAAAATCGTTCCGGGCGAGTCGGTAGAGTTTGTTCGCAATGATGACTACTGGGCTGGCAAACCGAACTTGGAAGGCGTCATTTTGAAAGTCGTCAGCCCGCAAGTCGTCCTGCAAGCGCTGAAAAAAGGCGAAATTGACGTCGCTGAGTTCCCGACTGACCAATATTTGAACGCGAAAGGGACGAAAAACATTCAGTTTATCGGTAGAGTGGATTTGGCGTACAACTATATCGGCTTTAAACTCGGCCATTGGGATGCGAAAAAGCAGGAAAACGTAATGGACAATCCGAAATTCCAAAACAAAAAACTGCGCCAAGCCATGGCGTACGCCATCAACAACCAAGAGGTGGCCGACCGCCTGTATCATGGTTTGCGCTTCCCGGCGAACACGCTCATTCCGCCGTCGTTCCCGGGCTATCATGACAGTTCCATCAAAGGGTATACGTACAATCCGGAAAAAGCGAAACAATTGCTGGATGAAGCGGGATATAAAGATGTGGATGGCGATGGCCTCCGCGAAGATCCAAACGGCAAAAAATTCAAGGTCAACTTCTTGGCGATGAGCGGTGGGGACATCGCTGAACCGCTGGCCAAATTTTATATGCAATGCTGGAAAGATGTGGGCCTCGATGTTCAGCTTGTAGACGGACGCTTGGCGGAGTTCAACTCCTTCTACGATATGGTCGAAAAAGACGATCCGAAAGTGGATGTCTACGCCGCCGCTTGGGCAACTGGAACGGACGTCGACCCGTACGGATTGTACGGCCGCAACGCCATGTTCAACTACT is a window from the Geobacillus stearothermophilus ATCC 12980 genome containing:
- a CDS encoding sporulation protein, yielding MLLRKMMSRVGVGSAHVDLILNKSLWRQGEMIQGIVHIYGGTVEQRIERLDVELVQKTIENSKELDAIVAVIPAAGAFSIKPSEKKEIPFSYTIPETFPPSRPGRSYRFITRLHIEDAVDTLDFDYVQILPKKYFDSVFKR
- a CDS encoding MIP/aquaporin family protein, whose amino-acid sequence is MSPFLGELIGTALLIIFGAGVCAGVNLKKSYAANSGWIVITMGWGLAVAVAAYAVGQYSGAHLNPALTVALALAGDFPWKDVPGYITAQVLGAVMGAVIVYLHYWPHWKETDDPGVKLGVFATGPAVPNAAANLLSEIIGTFVLVLAILAIGANQFADGLNPFVVGFLIVAIGLSLGGTTGYAINPARDFGPRLAHFLLPIPGKGSSNWSYAWVPIVGPLLGGALGSLVYKAVFLGKPSGALWGVLAATAAVLAAAKMTNGKTVSATSRRSL
- the glpK gene encoding glycerol kinase GlpK — its product is MNQYMLAIDQGTTSSRAILFNQKGEIVHMAQKEFTQYFPQPGWVEHNANEIWGSVLAVIASVLSEAQVKPEQVAGIGITNQRETTVVWEKDTGNPIYNAIVWQSRQTAGICDELKAKGYDPLFRKKTGLLIDAYFSGTKVKWILDHVDGARERAERGELLFGTIDTWLIWKLSGGRVHVTDYSNASRTLMFNIHTLEWDDELLDILGVPKAMLPEVRPSSEVYAKTAPYHFFGVEVPIAGAAGDQQAALFGQACFTEGMAKNTYGTGCFMLMNTGEKAVASKHGLLTTIAWGIDGKVEYALEGSIFVAGSAIQWLRDGLRMIKTAADSEAYAEKVESTDGVYVVPAFIGLGTPYWDSEVRGAVFGLTRGTTKEHFIRATLESLAYQTKDVLAVMEADSGISLTTLRVDGGAVKNNFLMQFQSDLLAVPVERPVVNETTALGAAYLAGLAVGYWNSRDDIAAQWQLERRFEPKMDDDKRTMLYDGWKKAVRAAMAFK
- a CDS encoding ABC transporter ATP-binding protein; the protein is MAKQTLLEIEELRVSFRIGDDYYAAVDDVSLAIGENEVVALVGESGCGKSALALSIMGLHPPEKTKIEGRLHFKGTNLLSLSVAELNRIRGKEIGMIFQDPLTALNPLMTVGRQIEESMDYHLRLSAAEKKKRTIVLLRKVGIPEPEKVYHRYPHELSGGMRQRVVIAIAIACEPALLIADEPTTALDVTIQAQIIGLLKELQQQMKTSIILITHDLGVVAEMADRVAVMYAGEIVELADVDTIFHRPLHPYTRSLLQSIPSAQTKKERLHVIQGIVPPLHKLPRRGCRFQPRISWIGADKHESDPKLREVEPGHWVRCTCYQHFYFPDDQTVGGIGYGAS
- a CDS encoding ABC transporter ATP-binding protein, yielding MALLNVNHLKVYYPVRGGFFRRVVDHVRAVDDVSFTLNKGETYGLVGESGCGKTTTGRTIIGLIRATAGEVLFEGTDLTKLRRREFHPYRKDIQMIFQDPYSSLNPRKRVLDIVAEPLRNFERLSPQEERQKVQYVLERVGLSAESIYKYPHEFSGGQRQRIGIARALTLNPKLIIADEPVSALDVSVQAQVLNFMREIQQEYGLTYLFISHDLGIIRHMCDRIGIMYRGRLVEEGTSEEIFTNPQHIYTKRLLSAIPNADPRERGRQEALRREVEKEYEQSYSRYFDANGRVHPLKPISPTHSVAIP
- the opp4B gene encoding oligopeptide ABC transporter permease, whose product is MLKFILRRILIMIPQLFLLSVLIFLLAKAMPGDALTGQLAANPKMDPQTLEEMREKLGLNDPVHIQYIRWVKNMLQGDLGLSYTHQQPVTDLLAGRIGNTVLLSAAILILTYLIAIPLGIVSGRWTDTWADKLIVGYSYLGFATPLFIFALIMLFIFGFHLGWFPTGGSVDVQVEEGTLAYYLSKLNHLMLPALSGALINTVVTIQYLRSEIVDTKVKDFVKTARAKGVPERHIYWRHILRNSFLPIAAFLGYEITGLVGGSVFLESIYSYPGLGQLFLQSIMQRDYSVVTALVMISGLATLVGTLLSDIILSAVDPRIRIE
- a CDS encoding ABC transporter permease, which encodes MKAEISGPTPAGANIEKSPSAFSIMWREVVRDRLALGSLIILGILLSIVYGVSLFLDQEEIVKVDFLSIYSPPSAEHWLGTDYGGRDVFGQLIIGARNSFTIGLAITLITGAIGLIVGLVAGYFGGWIDNVIMRIIDFILVLPFLMLVIVFVAIVPKYNVLTFILIMSAFLWTGKARLIRAKTLAEREMDYVSASKTLGTPDWKIIIFQILPNLSSIIIVNLTLNLAGNIGIESGLTYLGFGLPESTPSLGTLVSYATNPDVLQNKWWVWLPASLLILVMMLCINFIGQALKRAADARQRLG
- the opp4A gene encoding oligopeptide ABC transporter substrate-binding protein; translation: MKRKWLAALAALLLVLAGCTGKSDTTSGKGNNNEKPAAQKEDISKFPMTVKNDGKIIDGGVLKYGLVSDTPFEGTLSYAFYTGAPDAEILQFFDESLFRTNGDYEITNDGAATYELSDDKKTMTIRIKDNVNWHDGQPVTAEDLEYAYLVIGHKDYTGVRYGNALIQGIVGMEEYHSGKADKISGIKVIDKKTLTITWKQANPSVLTGIWAYPLPKHYLKDIPIKDLAKSDKIRKNPIGFGPFKVKKIVPGESVEFVRNDDYWAGKPNLEGVILKVVSPQVVLQALKKGEIDVAEFPTDQYLNAKGTKNIQFIGRVDLAYNYIGFKLGHWDAKKQENVMDNPKFQNKKLRQAMAYAINNQEVADRLYHGLRFPANTLIPPSFPGYHDSSIKGYTYNPEKAKQLLDEAGYKDVDGDGLREDPNGKKFKVNFLAMSGGDIAEPLAKFYMQCWKDVGLDVQLVDGRLAEFNSFYDMVEKDDPKVDVYAAAWATGTDVDPYGLYGRNAMFNYSRWVNEKNDELLEKGHSEQAFDKEYRRKIYSEWQKLMNEEVPVIPTLYRSVIYAVNNRVANFTVDPSSKLTWKDVGVTSEQPEVEQ